A stretch of the Nitratireductor thuwali genome encodes the following:
- a CDS encoding NAD(P)H-dependent flavin oxidoreductase → MWRDRRILDLFDIREPLLLAPMAGSAGSELAIAVIEAGGLGALPCAMLSPEQIRNELGIIRQRASGPVNLNFFCHVPPEPNAERETAWRRRLAGYYREFGLDPDAAPAGAGRNPFSEESCAIVEEYRPEVVSFHFGLPEPRLMERVRSTGARIIASATTVAEARYLEEHGCDAIIAQGAEAGGHRGIFLESDVSTQPGTLALVPQVVDAVSVPVIAAGGISDGRGIAAAFMLGASAVQVGTAYLQCPEALTGAPHREALSKARDDRTALTNVFTGRPARGLLNRIVSEVGPMSADAPEFPLATAAIMPLRKAAEEKGSGDFSPLWAGQAASLARPGPASEMTRNMLSEAKALLYI, encoded by the coding sequence ATGTGGCGCGACAGGCGAATTCTTGATCTCTTCGACATAAGGGAGCCGCTGCTTCTGGCGCCCATGGCAGGTTCGGCGGGCAGCGAGCTGGCAATAGCGGTGATCGAGGCCGGAGGGCTGGGCGCGCTGCCTTGCGCTATGCTCTCGCCGGAGCAGATCCGCAACGAACTCGGCATTATCCGCCAGCGCGCCTCGGGCCCGGTCAATCTCAATTTCTTCTGCCACGTGCCGCCCGAACCGAATGCCGAGCGCGAGACTGCTTGGCGCCGGCGCCTGGCCGGCTATTACCGTGAATTCGGCCTCGACCCCGATGCCGCGCCGGCAGGGGCCGGCCGCAACCCCTTTAGCGAGGAAAGCTGCGCGATCGTCGAGGAATACCGGCCGGAGGTCGTCAGCTTCCATTTCGGCCTGCCCGAGCCCCGGCTGATGGAGCGCGTGCGGTCTACGGGCGCCAGGATCATAGCCTCGGCCACCACCGTCGCCGAGGCGCGCTACCTGGAGGAACACGGCTGCGACGCCATCATCGCCCAGGGGGCGGAGGCTGGCGGCCACCGCGGCATCTTCCTGGAAAGCGATGTCTCCACGCAGCCTGGCACGCTGGCGCTCGTGCCGCAGGTCGTGGATGCGGTCTCGGTGCCGGTCATCGCCGCCGGCGGCATATCGGACGGGCGCGGCATCGCTGCCGCCTTCATGCTGGGTGCATCGGCAGTGCAGGTCGGCACCGCCTATCTGCAATGCCCGGAGGCACTGACGGGCGCGCCGCACCGTGAGGCGCTGTCCAAGGCCCGCGACGACCGCACGGCGCTGACGAATGTCTTCACTGGACGTCCCGCCCGCGGGCTTCTGAACCGCATCGTTTCTGAAGTCGGCCCGATGAGCGCCGACGCTCCCGAATTCCCCCTCGCCACCGCGGCCATCATGCCGCTGCGCAAAGCGGCCGAGGAAAAGGGCTCCGGCGACTTCTCGCCCTTGTGGGCCGGTCAGGCCGCCTCGCTTGCCCGCCCTGGGCCGGCGAGTGAAATGACGCGCAACATGCTGAGCGAGGCCAAGGCATTGCTCTATATCTGA
- the gloB gene encoding hydroxyacylglutathione hydrolase translates to MTLEIEQFMCRSDNFGVLARDAQTGETAIIDAPEESAILSAIERTGWRPTMILTTHHHQDHVAANLALKERFGLTIVGPAREADRIPGIDRTVEEGDTVMVGKQAARVIETPGHTAGHVTYHFADAGIVFVGDTLFALGCGRLFECKPPVMFASLSKLAALPLETVVYCGHEYTETNARFALTVDPTNSALKERAAQIGILCAEGKPTLPTTMGKEMATNPFLRWHDPVIRRNLGMQHASDEEVFAEIRKRKDVS, encoded by the coding sequence ATGACGCTGGAGATCGAGCAGTTCATGTGCCGGAGCGACAATTTCGGCGTTCTTGCGCGGGATGCGCAAACAGGCGAGACGGCCATCATCGATGCGCCGGAGGAAAGCGCCATACTAAGTGCCATAGAGCGCACCGGCTGGCGCCCGACGATGATCCTGACCACCCATCACCACCAGGACCACGTGGCTGCCAATCTCGCGCTCAAGGAACGCTTCGGCCTGACCATTGTCGGACCGGCGCGCGAAGCGGACCGCATTCCGGGCATCGACCGCACTGTGGAGGAAGGCGACACCGTGATGGTGGGAAAGCAGGCGGCGCGCGTCATCGAGACGCCGGGCCACACGGCCGGCCATGTCACCTATCATTTCGCCGATGCCGGCATCGTCTTTGTCGGCGATACGTTGTTCGCGCTCGGCTGTGGGCGGCTGTTCGAATGTAAGCCGCCGGTGATGTTCGCGTCGCTCAGCAAGCTGGCCGCGCTGCCGCTGGAGACGGTCGTCTATTGCGGGCACGAATATACCGAGACCAATGCGCGCTTCGCGCTGACCGTGGACCCTACGAATTCGGCGCTGAAGGAGCGTGCGGCGCAGATCGGTATCCTGTGCGCGGAGGGCAAGCCGACGCTGCCGACCACTATGGGGAAAGAAATGGCGACCAACCCGTTCCTGCGCTGGCACGACCCGGTGATCCGCCGGAACCTCGGCATGCAGCACGCCAGCGATGAGGAGGTCTTCGCCGAGATCAGGAAGCGGAAAGACGTTTCGTGA
- the hisC gene encoding histidinol-phosphate transaminase, giving the protein MSLADRPQPKPGVMDIAAYVPGRETAPGAAKVWKLSSNETPLGPSPAAVEAMRAAAEHLELYPDGSATALRDAIASAHGLNPENILCSNGSDELLGLLAHVYLNPGDEGIFTEHGFLVYRIQILANGATPVVVKEKDERADVDAILAAVTERTKIVFLANPNNPTGTYLPMDEVRRLQAGLPKHVLLVLDAAYAEYVRRNDYESGIELVSSSQNVVMTRTFSKIYGLAALRIGWMYAPAPIVDAVNRVRGPFNVNALAIAAGAAAIGDRAHVEEAVAHNDQWLSWLTGELTALGLRVTPSAGNFLLIHFPENDGRTAEQVDAFLLKRGYVLRRVAAYGFPNALRMSVGTEEANRGVVAALTDFMGG; this is encoded by the coding sequence ATGAGCCTAGCTGACCGCCCCCAACCGAAACCCGGCGTCATGGACATCGCCGCCTATGTGCCCGGCCGCGAAACCGCGCCCGGCGCCGCAAAGGTCTGGAAGTTGTCCTCCAACGAAACACCGCTCGGCCCCTCGCCTGCGGCGGTCGAGGCCATGCGCGCGGCAGCAGAACATCTCGAACTTTATCCGGACGGCTCCGCGACCGCGCTGCGTGACGCCATCGCCAGCGCCCATGGGCTCAATCCCGAGAACATCCTGTGCTCCAACGGTTCGGACGAGCTGCTCGGCCTGCTGGCCCATGTCTACCTCAATCCGGGCGATGAAGGCATCTTCACCGAGCACGGCTTCCTCGTCTACCGCATCCAGATCCTGGCCAACGGCGCCACGCCGGTCGTGGTCAAGGAAAAGGACGAACGCGCGGATGTGGATGCCATCCTGGCGGCCGTCACCGAGCGCACAAAGATCGTCTTCCTGGCCAATCCGAACAACCCAACCGGCACCTATCTGCCGATGGACGAAGTGCGCCGTCTGCAGGCGGGCCTGCCGAAACATGTCCTCCTGGTGCTGGATGCGGCCTATGCCGAATACGTGCGGCGCAACGACTACGAATCCGGTATCGAGCTCGTCTCGTCCTCGCAGAACGTGGTGATGACGCGCACCTTCTCAAAGATCTACGGGCTCGCGGCGCTGCGTATCGGCTGGATGTATGCGCCGGCCCCTATCGTCGACGCCGTCAACCGCGTGCGCGGGCCGTTCAACGTCAACGCGCTGGCCATTGCCGCCGGCGCTGCGGCAATCGGCGACAGGGCGCATGTCGAAGAGGCTGTGGCCCATAACGACCAGTGGCTTTCCTGGCTGACCGGGGAACTGACCGCGCTCGGCTTGCGCGTCACGCCTTCGGCTGGCAACTTCCTGCTGATCCATTTCCCGGAGAACGACGGCAGGACGGCCGAGCAGGTTGACGCCTTCCTGCTCAAGCGGGGCTATGTGCTGCGCCGCGTCGCCGCCTATGGCTTTCCGAATGCGCTGCGCATGAGCGTGGGCACGGAGGAGGCCAATCGCGGCGTGGTGGCCGCGCTCACCGACTTCATGGGTGGCTGA
- a CDS encoding prephenate/arogenate dehydrogenase family protein codes for MPDIHFEKVALIGIGLIGSSLARVIRRVGLAGEIAISTRRAETLARARELRLGDSYHPDAAEAVRNAELVIVCVPVGASGAVAADIAGALLPGAIVTDVGSTKGSVISQMQPYLPENVHFVPGHPIAGTEHSGPDAGFAELFEGRWCILTPPEGTDAGAVARLSRFWEHCGSTVDIMDPQHHDMVLAIVSHLPHIIAYNIVGTADDLETVTKSEVIKYSASGFRDFTRLAASDPTMWRDVCLHNRDAILEMLSRFSEDLSALQRAIRWGDGDKLFEMFTRTREIRRSIIEAGQEIDVPDFGRHVLSHPHKD; via the coding sequence GTGCCGGACATCCACTTTGAAAAGGTCGCCCTGATCGGTATCGGCCTCATCGGCTCCTCCCTCGCCCGCGTCATCCGGCGGGTAGGGTTGGCTGGCGAAATCGCGATTTCGACCCGCCGCGCCGAAACGCTCGCGCGTGCCCGCGAATTGAGACTGGGCGACAGCTACCATCCGGATGCGGCGGAGGCAGTAAGGAACGCCGAGCTGGTCATTGTCTGCGTTCCGGTGGGCGCTTCCGGCGCTGTGGCCGCCGACATTGCCGGCGCGCTGCTGCCCGGCGCCATTGTCACCGATGTCGGGTCCACCAAAGGTTCCGTCATCAGCCAGATGCAGCCCTACCTGCCGGAGAACGTGCATTTCGTTCCCGGCCATCCCATCGCCGGCACCGAGCACTCGGGACCGGATGCCGGCTTTGCCGAATTGTTCGAGGGCCGCTGGTGCATCCTGACCCCGCCGGAAGGCACCGATGCCGGCGCCGTTGCGAGGCTGAGCAGGTTCTGGGAGCACTGCGGCTCGACTGTCGACATCATGGACCCGCAGCACCACGACATGGTGCTGGCCATCGTCTCGCACCTGCCGCATATCATTGCCTACAATATCGTCGGAACCGCAGACGATCTCGAGACGGTGACGAAATCGGAAGTGATCAAATATTCGGCATCGGGCTTCCGGGACTTCACGCGCCTGGCCGCCTCCGATCCCACCATGTGGCGGGACGTGTGCCTGCACAACCGCGACGCCATCCTGGAAATGCTGTCGCGCTTTTCCGAAGACCTGTCGGCTCTCCAGCGCGCCATCCGCTGGGGCGACGGCGACAAGCTCTTCGAGATGTTCACCCGCACCCGCGAAATCCGCCGCTCCATCATCGAGGCCGGCCAGGAGATCGACGTCCCCGATTTCGGCCGTCATGTGCTGAGCCACCCGCACAAGGATTGA
- a CDS encoding DMT family transporter, with translation MARATLVGFSAVVMWALLALFTAASGKVPPFLLSALAFTVATAIGIAMRLLTKSQAPAAPVPPMVWLVGIGGLFGYHFFYFTALRNAPAVEASLIAYLWPLLIVLGSALMPGERLGWHHVAGAFLGLAGTFLIITKGGGFTFESRYALGYAAAGACALFWSSYSLLSRRFQAVPTSMVTWYCAGTAILSALCHILLEETVWPASPGEWLAIAGLGLLPVGAAFFAWDYGVKRGNIQVLGAASYAAPLLSTLILIGAGAAEATTNILAACLLITGGAALAAKNMISGNGSKRPDAAKA, from the coding sequence ATGGCGCGCGCGACGCTGGTGGGCTTTTCGGCCGTTGTGATGTGGGCCTTGCTGGCGCTGTTCACGGCCGCGTCGGGCAAAGTGCCGCCCTTTCTCCTGTCTGCCCTCGCCTTCACCGTCGCCACCGCGATAGGCATCGCCATGCGGCTTCTGACAAAGAGCCAGGCGCCTGCCGCGCCCGTCCCGCCCATGGTCTGGCTGGTGGGAATCGGTGGGCTGTTCGGCTATCATTTCTTCTACTTCACCGCCCTCAGGAACGCGCCGGCCGTCGAGGCCAGCCTGATCGCCTATCTATGGCCGCTTCTGATCGTCCTCGGCTCGGCCCTGATGCCGGGCGAGCGCCTGGGCTGGCACCACGTTGCCGGCGCGTTTCTAGGCCTTGCCGGCACCTTCCTCATCATCACCAAGGGCGGCGGCTTCACCTTCGAGAGCCGCTATGCCCTCGGCTACGCCGCCGCCGGGGCCTGCGCGTTGTTCTGGTCCAGCTATTCCCTGCTTTCCCGCAGGTTCCAGGCCGTGCCGACCAGCATGGTGACCTGGTATTGCGCCGGCACCGCGATCCTTTCGGCCCTTTGCCATATATTGCTGGAGGAAACCGTCTGGCCGGCCTCGCCCGGTGAGTGGCTGGCGATTGCAGGGCTTGGCCTTTTGCCGGTGGGGGCCGCCTTCTTTGCCTGGGACTACGGGGTCAAGCGCGGCAACATTCAGGTGCTGGGCGCCGCCAGCTATGCCGCTCCGCTCCTTTCCACGCTGATCCTGATCGGCGCCGGCGCGGCGGAGGCGACGACCAACATCCTCGCCGCCTGTCTGCTGATCACCGGCGGCGCGGCGCTCGCCGCCAAGAATATGATATCCGGGAACGGCAGCAAGCGGCCCGACGCGGCAAAGGCCTAA
- a CDS encoding DUF3108 domain-containing protein: MKQTVSFALGAILLLGTGSAGAEQNSYRVRYDASLFGLPIGRAVFETNFNGSSFAISGNFASAGIARLFDRTDGAVTVTGRIGQNSSQPQTYVLNYRSGDKRKRTTVTFSGGTVERTKNEPAPEKRGDDWVPVEKEHLSGVADPLSAALLPAADVASVCNRTMRVYDGEIRADLVLSPASAREAFGDMAVTCRAKFVPVAGYRKNHSSIKFLRDKARILVGFNRVEGRDLYSPAQATIATKVGTVHIRAKPI; the protein is encoded by the coding sequence ATGAAACAGACCGTCAGTTTCGCCCTGGGAGCGATCCTGCTGCTGGGAACCGGCTCCGCCGGCGCGGAGCAGAATTCCTACCGCGTGCGCTATGACGCCTCCCTGTTCGGGCTGCCGATTGGGCGGGCCGTTTTCGAAACGAATTTCAACGGTAGTTCCTTTGCCATTTCCGGAAATTTCGCCAGCGCCGGCATCGCCCGCCTGTTCGACCGCACGGACGGCGCGGTGACCGTCACCGGACGGATCGGCCAGAACTCCAGCCAGCCGCAGACCTATGTGCTGAACTACCGAAGCGGCGACAAACGCAAGCGCACGACCGTAACCTTTTCGGGCGGCACGGTGGAGCGCACGAAAAACGAGCCGGCGCCGGAGAAGCGGGGCGACGATTGGGTGCCCGTCGAGAAGGAGCATTTGAGCGGCGTTGCAGACCCGCTTTCCGCGGCGCTGCTGCCGGCTGCCGATGTCGCGAGCGTGTGCAACCGGACGATGAGGGTCTATGACGGGGAAATACGCGCCGACCTCGTGCTGAGCCCCGCCTCCGCCAGGGAGGCGTTCGGCGACATGGCCGTCACCTGCCGCGCGAAATTCGTTCCCGTCGCCGGCTACCGCAAGAACCATTCCTCCATAAAGTTCCTGCGCGACAAGGCACGCATCCTCGTCGGGTTCAACCGGGTCGAAGGACGGGATCTTTATTCACCGGCCCAGGCGACCATTGCCACCAAGGTCGGAACGGTGCACATCAGGGCGAAACCGATCTGA
- a CDS encoding class I SAM-dependent methyltransferase, protein MISDIVDLKAFYATLLGRFAERSISMALSTLWSKLPEERLMGLGYTLPWLDRFATDAERTFAFMPARQGAVTWPAGKPSATALVLEDELPLADAALDRVLLVHALEHTENPRQALLEIWRVLAPGGRLVIVVPNRRGMWARFEHTPFGTGRPYSRAQLVELLRTANFTPARWADALHFPPAERRWVMRFHRWLEHAGRRFWPLFAGVLVVEAEKRLYQGLPAMARRSRRVLMPVFTPQGATMGGWNGRKSTGG, encoded by the coding sequence ATGATTTCGGATATAGTGGATCTCAAGGCATTTTACGCGACACTGCTCGGCCGCTTCGCGGAGCGTTCCATCTCGATGGCGCTGTCCACCCTGTGGTCCAAGCTGCCCGAGGAAAGGCTGATGGGCCTTGGCTACACGCTGCCCTGGCTCGACCGGTTTGCCACCGACGCGGAACGGACCTTCGCCTTCATGCCGGCGCGGCAGGGCGCGGTGACGTGGCCGGCCGGCAAGCCATCGGCGACAGCCCTCGTTCTGGAGGACGAGCTGCCGCTTGCCGACGCCGCGCTCGACCGGGTTCTGCTGGTGCATGCGCTGGAACATACGGAAAATCCCCGCCAGGCCCTACTCGAAATATGGCGCGTACTGGCCCCGGGCGGGCGGCTCGTCATCGTGGTGCCGAACCGGCGCGGCATGTGGGCCCGTTTCGAGCACACGCCCTTTGGCACCGGCCGCCCCTATTCGCGCGCCCAGCTCGTCGAGTTGCTGCGTACGGCCAATTTCACGCCCGCCCGCTGGGCCGATGCGCTGCATTTTCCGCCGGCGGAGCGGCGGTGGGTCATGCGGTTTCACCGCTGGCTGGAACACGCCGGACGCCGCTTCTGGCCGTTGTTCGCCGGGGTGCTCGTGGTGGAAGCTGAAAAGCGGCTCTACCAAGGGCTGCCAGCGATGGCGCGGCGCAGCCGCCGCGTGCTGATGCCGGTGTTCACGCCCCAAGGCGCGACTATGGGCGGGTGGAACGGCAGGAAATCGACGGGAGGATGA
- the metX gene encoding homoserine O-acetyltransferase MetX, whose product MTRSRVAKARDEANEPSSQVVRFGPDKPLKLAAGLTLSPFQTAYQTYGSLNDDRSNAILICHALTGDQHVANTHPVTGKPGWWEALVGPGRVIDTDRFFVICANVIGSCLGSTGPASLNPETGEPYGLNLPVITIKDMVRAQAMLVDHLGIERLFSVIGGSMGGMQVLEWAASFPDRVLTAVPVATGARHTAQNIAFHEVGRQAVMADPDWHGGAYLKSGKHPGKGLAVARMAAHITYLSEPALHRKFGRNLQDREQLTFGFDAEFQIESYLRHQGITFVDRFDANSYLYLTRAMDYFDLAAEHDGHLTRAFTGTKTRFCVVSFTSDWLFPTEESRMVVHALNAAGASVSFVEIETDRGHDAFLLDEPEFHAAVGGFLKSAARNAGISS is encoded by the coding sequence ATGACGCGTTCAAGAGTGGCAAAGGCGCGCGACGAGGCCAATGAGCCGTCGAGCCAGGTCGTAAGGTTCGGGCCGGACAAGCCGCTGAAGCTTGCCGCCGGCCTCACCCTATCGCCCTTCCAGACTGCCTATCAGACCTATGGCTCGCTCAACGATGACCGCTCCAACGCCATTCTCATCTGCCATGCGCTCACCGGCGATCAGCATGTGGCGAACACACATCCCGTGACGGGCAAGCCCGGCTGGTGGGAGGCGCTGGTGGGGCCGGGGCGGGTCATCGACACCGACCGGTTTTTCGTCATCTGCGCCAATGTAATCGGCAGTTGCCTCGGCTCCACCGGTCCGGCCAGCCTGAACCCGGAGACGGGCGAACCCTACGGGCTCAACCTGCCCGTCATCACCATCAAGGACATGGTGCGCGCACAGGCCATGCTAGTCGATCACCTGGGCATTGAGCGGCTGTTCTCCGTCATCGGCGGATCGATGGGCGGCATGCAGGTGCTTGAATGGGCGGCGAGCTTTCCCGACCGGGTGCTGACCGCCGTGCCTGTCGCGACCGGCGCGCGGCACACGGCGCAGAATATTGCCTTTCACGAGGTGGGTCGCCAGGCGGTGATGGCCGACCCGGACTGGCACGGCGGCGCCTATCTGAAATCGGGCAAGCATCCCGGCAAGGGACTGGCTGTGGCCCGCATGGCCGCCCACATCACCTATCTGTCTGAGCCGGCGCTGCATCGCAAGTTCGGGCGCAATCTTCAGGATCGCGAGCAACTCACATTCGGATTCGACGCCGAATTCCAGATCGAAAGCTATCTGCGCCATCAGGGCATCACCTTCGTCGACCGCTTCGACGCCAATTCCTATCTCTACCTGACGAGGGCGATGGACTATTTCGACCTGGCCGCCGAGCATGACGGTCATCTCACCCGCGCCTTCACGGGCACGAAAACCCGCTTCTGCGTCGTCTCGTTCACAAGCGATTGGCTGTTCCCGACGGAGGAAAGCCGGATGGTGGTCCATGCGCTAAACGCGGCCGGCGCATCCGTTTCCTTCGTCGAGATCGAAACCGACCGCGGGCATGACGCCTTTCTTCTGGACGAGCCGGAGTTTCACGCTGCCGTCGGTGGCTTCCTGAAATCGGCCGCGCGCAATGCGGGGATTTCGTCATGA
- the metW gene encoding methionine biosynthesis protein MetW, with translation MSVNNAQRVDLQVIADLIRPGAKVLDVGSGDGALLELLEGQKKVDGRGLEISQRGVNECVARGLSVVQGDADRDLVFYPDRGFDYVVLSQTLQATHNPRTVLDELLRIGDRAIVSFPNFGHWRVRFSLLFKGRMPVTKDLPYSWYDTPNIHFCTIRDFVALCEEIGATVESAAALDANGQKIGLSMPWWFWNFFGQQAVFLLKR, from the coding sequence ATGAGCGTGAACAACGCCCAGCGGGTCGACCTCCAGGTCATCGCCGATCTCATCAGGCCGGGCGCGAAAGTGCTGGATGTCGGTTCGGGCGACGGGGCGCTGCTGGAACTGCTCGAAGGCCAGAAGAAAGTCGATGGGCGGGGCCTGGAAATCTCGCAGCGCGGCGTCAACGAATGCGTGGCGCGGGGCCTTTCGGTGGTACAGGGCGACGCCGACCGCGATCTCGTTTTCTATCCGGACCGGGGGTTCGATTACGTGGTTCTGTCGCAGACGCTCCAGGCAACACACAATCCGAGGACGGTGCTCGACGAACTCCTGCGCATCGGCGATCGCGCCATCGTCTCCTTTCCCAATTTCGGCCATTGGCGGGTGCGGTTCTCCCTCCTGTTCAAGGGGCGCATGCCGGTGACGAAGGACCTGCCCTATTCCTGGTACGACACACCGAACATCCACTTCTGCACGATCCGCGACTTCGTTGCGCTCTGCGAGGAAATAGGCGCCACGGTGGAAAGCGCCGCCGCCCTGGATGCCAACGGGCAGAAGATCGGGCTGTCCATGCCGTGGTGGTTCTGGAACTTCTTCGGCCAGCAGGCGGTGTTCCTGTTGAAGCGGTAA